GGAATTGCAGGCTCAAGGGCATCAGGTGACGCTGCTGGTTCGCGCCAATCGGCGCTTGAACCTCTCGCCGTCGCTCCCCCTGGTGCTCCACACCTACGGCTCGCCTTTCACGGCGGGGCGCCGGGCGGCCGAGTTTACGGCGGAGGAAGTGACCGCAGGCCGCCAGGCGCTGCGCCGGCTGACGGAGGAGAAGACCTTCGACCTCGTGCACGTATTCGGGGTCCACGCGGCCTCCAGCATCGTCCGGCCAGAGCTGGCCCAAAGCGCCCTGCCCTGGGTGGTGCACGTCGAAGACGACGAGCTGCGCTCTTGCCTGGGCCGCCGGGTGTTCCACGAGCCTTTTGTGGACACGCTGAACAGCGCCTTCGGCATCACCACTTCTTCCCAACTGGGCCAAAGCCTCGTCCGCGACTGGGCACATCGCAGCTCGACCGTGCTGCCCACGGCCACCGAGCCTTGCCGCCAGCAGCTGGTCAACCTCAGCAAGAGCGTCGTCCCCATGATGTTCATCCGCATCCTGGGCAACGAACGCGGCCAGCTGGAGCGTGCCCTGCGCCTCGTGGCCAGCCTGCAGCGCGAATCGGCCGTG
The sequence above is drawn from the Verrucomicrobiota bacterium JB022 genome and encodes:
- a CDS encoding glycosyltransferase, which produces MHHASTTTSFYSARILLLVGLADTLHPQRLAARLAFAEELQAQGHQVTLLVRANRRLNLSPSLPLVLHTYGSPFTAGRRAAEFTAEEVTAGRQALRRLTEEKTFDLVHVFGVHAASSIVRPELAQSALPWVVHVEDDELRSCLGRRVFHEPFVDTLNSAFGITTSSQLGQSLVRDWAHRSSTVLPTATEPCRQQLVNLSKSVVPMMFIRILGNERGQLERALRLVASLQRESAVLAQIYAPGFAVGEVERLAVTLGARLRVHSRLSERLEETLLRYSALYLQINDGEDAQQIESNLLQALRFRAAVITTRSPLASGLVRHMETGLVLDEHNEQAWLMSARFMLEFPERRRSLAERGGQFAKWYLDAHRIAHEATAAYAFYIDWAQRHLVA